The following nucleotide sequence is from Leptospira limi.
AAACGATAGCGAAATCTCTTTTTTAAAAGACTCAAAAATATTAGAAATCTTAATTTTAGATGACAACCCTATTACTGATTCTCTGTTATCAGAATTAAACTCTCCTAGATTAAAAGAATTATATATAAGCAGAACAAAATCCAAATGTTTGTTTTTGGATAAAAATTTAAATTTTAAAAACTTAGAAATTCTCTATTTCAACGAAACTCCTATTGATATAAATAAGGATCTAAATTTCTCCAATTTACAAAAATTGAAATATATTTCTTTCTTCGGAACTAATATAAACGAAATTTCTATCAAATCACTAGATAAAAACAAGAAATTACAATATATAAACTTAGGTAACACTATTGCTACAATTTCGATATTAGAATCTATTTTACAAAAAACAGCACTCAAGGATATTTCATACAATAATACCAAAATTTCGAAATCTGATTTTCAGCTGCTTCAAAAAAAATATAAAGTGAATGAAACTGAAATTTTCCACGACTGTTGTGAATCATTCATTTATGAGAAATTTTTATTATTGAATAATTAACGTCGCATAACAGCACCTTACCGCTTCGCTTCGGCACTTACGGCCTCGCTCGGCCTGCGGCAAATTCCCCTTCTGGCATTCGCCTTGCTTACGCAAGCTACATGCCAGTCCCTAACGTCCCGTTGGGACTCAGGGTCGGGGAACTTCGGTAAGGCTAATTCGTTATACGCAATGGAAAAAATATGAAATGTCGACTATGCCTTAACGAAAAAGAACTTAGAAAAAGCCATATAATTCCAGCATTTGTTATCCGTTGGTTAAAAGATACTTCGGCGACGGGATTTCTACGCTCAGGAACCTCGCCAGATCAACGAATTCAAGATGGCCTAAAGTCTAGGTTATTATGCGCAGAATGTGAACTCCTATTTTCACAG
It contains:
- a CDS encoding leucine-rich repeat domain-containing protein; protein product: MNKFHKTKKIISIVCISIASDASIYSTEIKNIFEQLNFKADDVLNIDAVTLYEKHKVINISNMKLSLSQVGLLNKLKDIKGIIAFNTDFSETGLDFLKNYKFLTALDLESSKFNKKEIKILSNINSLKSLSLKNLNLNDSEISFLKDSKILEILILDDNPITDSLLSELNSPRLKELYISRTKSKCLFLDKNLNFKNLEILYFNETPIDINKDLNFSNLQKLKYISFFGTNINEISIKSLDKNKKLQYINLGNTIATISILESILQKTALKDISYNNTKISKSDFQLLQKKYKVNETEIFHDCCESFIYEKFLLLNN